One Nostocoides sp. HKS02 genomic window carries:
- a CDS encoding glycoside hydrolase family 66 protein: protein MSTLLDLRLERSDARPQDEVVLLLDTPSTMATTPTATRSASLTVTSLGDRILTREIDLVAGRQRIVLGRFDAGSYAVTVRVDDDVAHTAYDVLEDRATRPRYGFVTDFRPGRSDGEAVAESLRAFHLTHVQFYDWMYRHAELLPPEDVFVDTLGRELSLAVVRDFIEAVHDAGAEALAYAAVYAAGKDYAAAHPEELIHHPDGSPWMLGDFLWNTDLSAGSSWSRHIVEEMGLAVEIVGFDGLHLDQYGDPKLATTATGGVLDLAAAFPAFIDAVRRRLPAATLIFNNVNNFPTRTTVTAAQDATYIEVWSPHDDHADLVDLVRGARALAPSRPVILAAYLEPFANGCGPAELAAAKLALATTWAEGGQYLLFGESAGVLVHPYYPNYATLTEPATRELRAFVDFSVANGDLLFDPDLLEATTHLVGGINGDVTVEGVPVALRPTAGAVWVRAATCGARLVIQLVDYTSQADGRWNVPRQETVPVTGVRLAVRVASETVRVRGGHPGAGPGLRELAATRDGEVVTIEVPSFEAWAMVVIDR from the coding sequence ATGAGCACGCTCCTCGACCTCAGGCTCGAGCGCTCTGACGCTCGCCCGCAGGACGAGGTCGTGCTCCTGCTCGACACGCCATCGACAATGGCGACCACCCCAACCGCCACCCGCAGCGCCAGCCTCACGGTCACCAGCCTCGGAGATCGCATCCTCACTCGGGAGATCGACCTCGTGGCAGGGCGGCAGCGCATCGTGCTGGGTCGCTTCGACGCAGGCTCCTACGCCGTCACCGTGCGGGTCGACGACGACGTCGCGCACACGGCATACGACGTGCTCGAGGACCGGGCGACGCGTCCGCGGTACGGCTTCGTGACGGACTTCCGGCCAGGCCGGTCGGACGGCGAGGCCGTGGCCGAGTCGCTGCGCGCGTTCCACCTCACACACGTCCAGTTCTACGACTGGATGTACCGGCACGCCGAGCTGCTGCCCCCGGAGGACGTCTTCGTCGACACCCTGGGTCGCGAGCTGTCCCTCGCCGTGGTGCGCGACTTCATCGAGGCGGTCCACGACGCCGGAGCCGAGGCCCTCGCGTATGCCGCGGTGTACGCGGCGGGCAAGGACTACGCCGCCGCCCACCCGGAGGAGCTGATCCACCACCCCGACGGAAGCCCGTGGATGCTCGGTGACTTCCTCTGGAACACCGACCTCAGCGCCGGCTCGTCGTGGTCGAGGCACATCGTCGAGGAGATGGGGCTGGCGGTGGAGATCGTCGGCTTCGACGGGCTCCACCTGGACCAGTACGGCGACCCCAAGCTCGCGACGACCGCGACCGGCGGCGTACTCGACCTCGCAGCAGCCTTCCCGGCCTTCATCGACGCGGTCCGTCGACGCCTGCCTGCCGCGACCCTGATCTTCAACAACGTCAACAACTTTCCGACCCGCACCACCGTCACGGCGGCCCAGGATGCCACCTATATCGAGGTGTGGTCGCCCCACGACGACCACGCCGACCTCGTCGACCTCGTGCGGGGGGCCCGCGCGCTGGCGCCATCGCGCCCGGTCATCCTGGCGGCATACCTCGAACCCTTCGCGAACGGCTGCGGTCCGGCCGAGCTCGCGGCGGCGAAGCTGGCGCTCGCGACCACGTGGGCGGAGGGCGGCCAGTACCTTCTCTTCGGCGAGTCCGCGGGCGTGCTGGTGCACCCGTACTACCCGAACTACGCGACCCTGACCGAGCCGGCGACCAGGGAGCTGCGCGCGTTCGTCGACTTCTCGGTGGCCAACGGCGACCTGCTCTTCGACCCAGACCTGCTCGAGGCCACGACCCACCTCGTCGGCGGGATCAACGGGGACGTGACGGTCGAGGGAGTCCCGGTCGCGTTGCGTCCCACGGCCGGCGCGGTGTGGGTCAGGGCGGCCACCTGCGGAGCCAGGCTCGTGATCCAGCTGGTCGACTACACGTCCCAGGCCGACGGTCGGTGGAACGTCCCGCGTCAGGAGACGGTGCCGGTCACCGGGGTGCGCCTCGCGGTGCGCGTCGCCTCGGAGACGGTCCGGGTCCGCGGCGGACACCCCGGCGCGGGCCCCGGTCTGCGGGAGCTGGCCGCGACGAGGGACGGCGAGGTCGTCACCATCGAGGTCCCCTCCTTCGAGGCGTGGGCCATGGTGGTCATCGATCGCTGA
- a CDS encoding N,N-dimethylformamidase beta subunit family domain-containing protein: protein MFAHTPARRGLRLPHLVGPEYDRVNPIVPTPATIEVLTHSPVTCRGVHSFADSAYYTVRSGAGVFAAGSNWFTHGLPEAGAGGVTAQVVGGELTNLLSAFAAGPAGRTHPSRPNLALLHEYAGDPVAAAQRWTR from the coding sequence TTGTTCGCGCACACTCCGGCACGGCGGGGCCTGCGGCTGCCGCACCTGGTCGGGCCCGAGTACGACCGGGTCAACCCCATCGTCCCGACGCCCGCCACCATCGAAGTCCTGACGCACTCGCCGGTGACGTGCCGCGGCGTGCACAGCTTCGCCGACAGTGCCTACTACACCGTCAGGAGTGGAGCAGGCGTGTTCGCCGCAGGAAGCAACTGGTTCACGCACGGGCTGCCCGAGGCCGGGGCAGGCGGAGTGACCGCGCAGGTGGTCGGGGGCGAGCTGACCAACCTGCTCAGCGCCTTCGCGGCCGGCCCCGCTGGCCGCACGCATCCCTCGCGACCGAACCTCGCCCTGCTGCACGAGTATGCCGGCGACCCGGTCGCCGCCGCGCAGCGTTGGACCCGTTGA
- a CDS encoding carbohydrate ABC transporter permease — MTIPADTQVRPRRFPWRRGRAWGGSTGTAYLFLAPGLVLFVTLIAYPVLLALRISFYDWKVVQGAVSPFVGLDQYTRALGDPILRKAAVNTVFYLVATVPAQLAIGMALALLLNRAIRGRVVFRALYYLPVITSWVVVSLVFEYLFNTQAGLVNHVLVDWLHVIGAPVDWLGSRWPALVTLSLLGIWKGVGWSMLIFLAALQAVPRELLDSAAVDGAGPVRQFFSVILPLLRPVVAFVTVMLVIGGFNVFISVFIMTGGGPANDTEVVLTYMYKQAFTFLDFGYGSAIAYLLALVIFALSFAQMRLFRYDQEVGS; from the coding sequence ATGACCATTCCCGCAGACACCCAGGTCCGTCCGCGCCGTTTCCCCTGGCGGCGCGGGCGGGCCTGGGGCGGCTCGACCGGCACGGCATACCTCTTCCTCGCCCCGGGTCTGGTCCTGTTCGTGACGCTCATCGCCTACCCGGTGTTGCTGGCGCTACGCATCAGCTTCTACGACTGGAAGGTCGTGCAGGGCGCCGTGAGCCCGTTCGTGGGCCTCGACCAGTACACCCGCGCCCTGGGTGACCCGATCCTGCGCAAGGCCGCCGTCAACACCGTCTTCTACCTCGTGGCGACCGTGCCGGCACAGCTGGCGATCGGCATGGCGCTGGCTCTGCTGCTCAACCGCGCGATCCGCGGGCGGGTGGTGTTCCGGGCGCTCTACTACCTGCCGGTCATCACGAGCTGGGTGGTCGTGTCCCTCGTCTTCGAGTACCTGTTCAACACCCAGGCCGGACTGGTCAACCACGTCCTGGTCGACTGGCTTCACGTGATCGGCGCACCGGTGGACTGGCTTGGCTCGCGCTGGCCGGCCCTGGTCACCCTCAGCCTGCTCGGGATCTGGAAGGGCGTCGGCTGGTCGATGCTGATCTTCCTGGCCGCGCTTCAGGCGGTGCCGAGAGAGCTGCTCGACTCCGCCGCCGTCGATGGCGCAGGGCCGGTGCGGCAGTTCTTCTCGGTGATCCTGCCGCTGCTGCGGCCTGTCGTCGCCTTCGTCACGGTCATGCTCGTCATCGGGGGGTTCAACGTGTTCATCTCGGTCTTCATCATGACCGGCGGAGGGCCGGCCAACGACACCGAGGTGGTCCTCACCTACATGTACAAGCAGGCCTTCACCTTCCTCGACTTCGGCTACGGGTCAGCGATCGCCTACCTGCTCGCCCTCGTGATCTTCGCGCTCTCCTTCGCCCAGATGCGACTGTTCCGCTACGACCAGGAGGTCGGCTCATGA
- a CDS encoding glycoside hydrolase family 15 protein: protein MTIALSPTRTALVDHSLRVLMAGQAASGAFVASPTFATYHYAWLRDGSFVAEALDRFGETEAAARFHAWVCRTVLKMRPRVERAVAAASGGDVAAMLPTRFELDGREESGEEDWPNFQLDGYGTWLWSFAQHLRRTRQVARPHELEAVELIARYLDAARDQSCYDCWEEHVEHRHAATVAACAAGLRAAGDLLQQNAFRDTAVSLEQILVRDFSRDGAFVKHDGSTAVDASLLWLALPFGVVAADDPLFLGTVARVERELQVPAGGVRRYLGDTFYGGGEWVILTAWLGWAHHTAGREHAALECLKWVESTATASLDLPEQVDTHPQSPGHVAEWVDRWGPSATPLLWSHAMYLTLVDELGLR from the coding sequence ATGACCATCGCCCTCTCGCCGACCCGCACCGCGCTGGTCGACCACTCGTTGCGCGTGCTCATGGCCGGCCAGGCCGCGAGCGGCGCGTTCGTGGCCAGCCCGACCTTCGCCACGTACCACTACGCCTGGCTGCGCGACGGCAGCTTCGTCGCCGAGGCTCTCGACCGGTTCGGCGAGACCGAGGCGGCGGCCCGGTTCCACGCCTGGGTCTGTCGCACGGTGCTCAAGATGCGTCCCCGGGTCGAGCGAGCTGTCGCGGCCGCCAGTGGCGGTGACGTCGCAGCGATGCTGCCCACGCGGTTCGAGCTCGACGGCCGCGAGGAGTCCGGTGAGGAGGACTGGCCCAACTTCCAGCTCGACGGCTACGGCACCTGGCTGTGGTCGTTCGCCCAGCACCTGCGCCGCACCCGTCAGGTCGCGCGCCCGCACGAGCTCGAAGCGGTAGAGCTCATCGCCCGGTACCTCGACGCGGCCCGGGACCAGAGCTGTTACGACTGCTGGGAGGAGCACGTCGAACACCGTCACGCCGCGACCGTCGCGGCCTGCGCCGCGGGACTGCGGGCCGCCGGGGACCTGCTGCAGCAGAACGCATTTCGCGACACCGCTGTGAGCCTGGAGCAGATCCTGGTACGCGACTTCAGCCGTGACGGTGCGTTCGTCAAGCACGACGGGTCGACCGCGGTCGACGCGTCGCTGCTGTGGCTTGCGCTTCCTTTCGGAGTGGTCGCCGCGGACGACCCGCTGTTCCTGGGCACCGTCGCGCGCGTCGAGCGCGAGCTGCAGGTGCCGGCTGGCGGCGTGCGTCGCTACCTCGGCGACACGTTCTACGGGGGTGGCGAGTGGGTCATCCTGACGGCCTGGCTCGGGTGGGCGCACCACACCGCTGGGCGGGAGCACGCTGCCCTCGAGTGCCTGAAATGGGTCGAGTCGACGGCGACCGCGTCCCTCGACCTCCCGGAACAGGTCGACACCCATCCCCAGAGTCCGGGGCACGTGGCCGAGTGGGTGGACCGTTGGGGCCCGTCGGCGACACCCCTGCTGTGGTCTCACGCCATGTACCTCACCCTGGTCGACGAGCTGGGGCTTCGATGA
- a CDS encoding carbohydrate ABC transporter permease produces MTAVVTSRGRRSGTPWFRYAVLIVGAVVTCVPFLMMVSTSFKKQTFVLEVPPKLIPHDPTLANYQQAWSSTGFATYFLNSVLVAVSTVAGVLLIGAMMAYAFARFEFPGKRPIFLMLVATLMIPGMMLIIPQYLVAKDLHVLDSRLGLVLFYVAGQLAFTTFLLRGFIVTIPRDLDEAMLIDGAGRFRIFWSLILPLCRPALATAGIFSFLGAWDEFVWAVTVIDSPEKRTLPIAIALFQGQHATSWGLVFAASVIAVVPVITVFIIFQRQFVAGVQAGALKG; encoded by the coding sequence ATGACAGCGGTGGTCACCTCCCGAGGACGGCGCAGCGGCACGCCGTGGTTCCGGTATGCCGTGCTCATCGTCGGCGCGGTCGTCACCTGCGTGCCGTTCCTGATGATGGTCTCGACGTCGTTCAAGAAGCAGACCTTCGTCCTCGAGGTTCCGCCGAAGCTGATTCCGCACGACCCCACGCTGGCCAACTACCAGCAGGCGTGGAGCTCGACGGGCTTCGCGACGTACTTCCTCAACAGCGTGCTCGTTGCCGTGTCCACGGTCGCCGGCGTCCTGCTGATCGGCGCGATGATGGCCTACGCGTTCGCGAGGTTCGAGTTCCCGGGCAAGCGCCCGATCTTCCTCATGCTCGTCGCGACGTTGATGATCCCGGGGATGATGCTCATCATCCCGCAGTACCTGGTCGCGAAGGACCTGCACGTCCTCGACTCGCGGCTCGGGCTGGTGCTCTTCTACGTCGCGGGCCAGCTCGCGTTCACGACCTTCCTGCTGCGCGGGTTCATCGTCACCATCCCGCGGGACCTCGACGAGGCCATGCTCATCGACGGGGCCGGCCGGTTCCGCATCTTCTGGAGCCTGATCCTGCCGCTGTGCCGGCCGGCGCTCGCCACGGCAGGCATCTTCTCTTTCCTCGGTGCGTGGGACGAGTTCGTCTGGGCCGTCACCGTCATCGACTCTCCCGAGAAGCGCACGCTTCCCATCGCCATCGCCCTGTTCCAGGGGCAGCACGCGACGTCGTGGGGTCTGGTCTTCGCCGCCTCCGTCATCGCGGTCGTGCCCGTGATCACCGTGTTCATCATCTTCCAGCGGCAGTTCGTCGCTGGCGTCCAGGCAGGAGCACTCAAGGGATGA
- a CDS encoding extracellular solute-binding protein has translation MRMHPPLARWAVVGTAVLGLAACAGGSTAATSSDANQKVTLTYWHAYSADSPEVNTLTTVVIPGFEKTHPNITVKAVAFPYDQLHQKLLTSTAGGTLPCLVRSDIIWVPELAQLGAITALDGVMKDYDAVTSRTYPGALATTVWKGKHYGLPLDTNTRVLMYNQATLAKAGMNAPPKTFDELRALADKLKGSKDVAFADNGTSGWNLFPWIWSAGGDITDKGMTKATGYLNSPQSVAGVQLLVDLHKQGQVPDLILGGKGGIDTSVGLPSGQYASILDGPWMFPIFQKQNPNFALKTAMVPAGPGGSVSVVGGEDLVMTSSCDHKDQAAEFARYMLSDDAQTAMAKVGQMPVLADLGSKLTDIQPYYAIFAEQLKSARARLPHPQYPKIESIISTEVQKAFKGQQSVQQALDNAAKQIDPLLAG, from the coding sequence ATGCGCATGCATCCCCCCCTCGCCCGGTGGGCTGTCGTCGGGACCGCGGTGCTTGGCCTGGCGGCCTGTGCCGGCGGGTCCACGGCCGCCACGTCGTCCGATGCCAACCAGAAGGTGACGCTCACCTACTGGCACGCGTACAGCGCCGACAGCCCCGAGGTGAACACCCTCACCACGGTGGTCATCCCCGGGTTCGAGAAGACGCACCCCAACATCACGGTCAAGGCGGTCGCCTTCCCCTACGACCAGCTCCACCAGAAGCTGCTCACGTCCACGGCGGGCGGCACCCTGCCCTGTCTGGTGCGAAGCGACATCATCTGGGTGCCCGAGCTCGCCCAGCTCGGAGCCATCACCGCACTCGACGGGGTGATGAAGGACTATGACGCCGTCACGAGCCGCACCTACCCCGGCGCCCTGGCGACCACCGTGTGGAAGGGCAAGCACTACGGCCTGCCGCTCGACACCAACACCCGGGTCCTGATGTACAACCAGGCCACGCTCGCCAAGGCCGGGATGAACGCGCCCCCCAAGACCTTCGACGAGCTGCGCGCCCTCGCGGACAAGCTCAAGGGCAGCAAGGACGTCGCCTTCGCCGACAACGGCACCAGCGGCTGGAACCTCTTCCCCTGGATCTGGTCGGCCGGCGGCGACATCACCGACAAGGGCATGACCAAGGCGACCGGCTACCTCAACTCGCCGCAGTCCGTCGCGGGCGTCCAGCTGCTCGTCGACCTGCACAAGCAGGGCCAGGTGCCTGACCTGATCCTCGGCGGCAAGGGCGGCATCGACACCTCGGTCGGGCTCCCCAGCGGGCAGTACGCCTCGATCCTCGACGGACCGTGGATGTTCCCGATCTTCCAGAAGCAGAACCCCAACTTCGCGCTCAAGACGGCGATGGTGCCGGCCGGTCCCGGCGGGTCCGTGTCGGTCGTCGGCGGCGAGGACCTCGTCATGACGTCGAGCTGTGACCACAAGGACCAGGCTGCAGAGTTCGCGCGGTACATGCTCAGCGACGACGCCCAGACGGCCATGGCCAAGGTGGGCCAGATGCCGGTGCTCGCCGACCTCGGGAGCAAGCTCACCGACATCCAGCCGTACTACGCGATCTTCGCCGAGCAGCTGAAGTCGGCCCGGGCCCGGCTCCCGCACCCGCAGTACCCGAAGATCGAGTCGATCATCTCGACCGAGGTGCAGAAGGCGTTCAAGGGCCAGCAGAGCGTGCAACAGGCCCTCGACAACGCGGCCAAGCAGATCGACCCCCTCCTCGCCGGATGA